A region of Paenibacillus thiaminolyticus DNA encodes the following proteins:
- a CDS encoding non-ribosomal peptide synthetase, whose amino-acid sequence MKSLFEKEERYWSGKFDADDSLSFLPYSQSSKLSADGEAAAEPGLLHRTLPSELSERIIRLANGSDLALYMIVLAGVKSLLFKYTGQDQVLVGMPSYSADPDGTPPPHDILVIKTSVSRQTTLKTLLGGIKASIGEALEHQHLPFRKMVEPLHLGYTGDGLPVVNTVASFAPIHPVPLGNRVAADTVFQFDRQNHSIKLEISFDGQRYERAFVEQAADHLVRLLSVLLFQPDLELGQADVLSPDEREMLLKRFNDTETGFEQGKTIHGLFEEQAELYPDNVAAVMNERQLTYRELNERSNRLARKLRETGVEADQLVAILAERSLDMVVGILAILKAGGAYVPVDPDYPEERIRFMIEDSGAPLLLIQKHLHEKTDFAGTRLELDDFVWGDRGADSDDALDAANLEPISGPGNLAYVIYTSGTTGRPKGTLIEHKNVVRLLFNDKNLFDFGPSDTWTLFHSFCFDFSVWEMYGALLYGGKLVIVPPLTAKNPADFLALLGREQVTILNQTPTYFYQLLRKVLADHPYDLRIRNVIFGGEALSPLLLKGFKTKYPETKLINMYGITETTVHVTYKEITRVEMEAAKSNIGKPIPTLRVYVLDENRRPVPIGVAGEMYVAGEGLARGYLNRPDLTAEKFVDSPFAEGEKLYRSGDLAAWLPDGNIEYLGRIDHQVKIRGYRIELDEIETQLLKIAAVQEAKVLDRDDANGQKQLVAYYVAETRLAAHELKEELAKQLPGYMIPSHLVHLSQMPLTPNGKIDRKALPAPEEAAAGGAEYVAPRTLLEMKIARVWQDTLGVPQVGVKDNFFELGGNSLSLMRLVQAVYDETGIEIPLNRQFHHVTVEAMAFGEGDLGLDKGGDSFIKLNKAGDLNVFCFPPGSGFGIGYRELANRLDGQFLLYGIDFIDDATDYEVMLNRYVDEIVRIQPEGPYVLLGYCFGGNLTFEVAKTMEKRGYSVTDVLMVDSWIKDTLTPPETSEKELEETLADFDEEEKELMSSPLVRERVHRKVKATLTYEAQLINSGTIPARIYELIAKDSEAFRLEHQLPSWRGATTQAYADYRLEGAHEELLELARVDETAVVIRDILEQVKRQIEVEAGVLHGS is encoded by the coding sequence ATGAAATCTTTATTTGAAAAGGAAGAACGGTACTGGAGCGGCAAGTTTGACGCCGATGACAGCCTGAGCTTCCTTCCCTACAGTCAATCCTCCAAATTATCCGCCGACGGGGAAGCTGCGGCCGAGCCGGGCTTGCTTCACCGTACTCTGCCGAGCGAACTCTCGGAGAGAATCATTCGCCTCGCCAACGGTTCGGATTTGGCTTTGTACATGATTGTTTTGGCAGGAGTAAAAAGCCTGCTGTTCAAATATACCGGGCAAGACCAAGTGCTGGTCGGCATGCCTTCTTATAGCGCAGACCCCGACGGGACTCCGCCGCCGCATGACATCTTGGTGATCAAGACGTCCGTAAGCCGCCAGACTACGCTGAAAACGCTGCTCGGGGGCATCAAAGCTTCCATCGGCGAGGCGCTGGAGCATCAGCATCTGCCTTTTCGAAAAATGGTGGAGCCGCTCCATCTGGGCTATACGGGGGACGGCCTCCCGGTCGTCAACACCGTCGCATCTTTCGCCCCGATTCATCCGGTACCGCTGGGTAACCGGGTGGCGGCCGATACGGTTTTTCAATTTGACCGCCAAAACCACTCCATCAAGCTGGAAATAAGCTTTGACGGGCAGCGGTACGAGCGGGCATTTGTGGAACAGGCGGCCGACCATCTTGTTCGGCTGCTATCCGTGCTTTTATTTCAGCCGGATCTGGAGCTTGGACAAGCCGATGTGCTGTCCCCAGACGAGAGGGAGATGCTGTTGAAGCGATTTAATGACACCGAAACCGGGTTCGAGCAGGGGAAAACGATTCACGGCTTGTTCGAAGAGCAGGCGGAGCTTTACCCGGACAACGTGGCCGCCGTCATGAACGAGCGGCAGTTGACCTACCGCGAGCTGAACGAGCGATCCAACCGGCTTGCGCGGAAGCTGCGGGAGACGGGAGTAGAAGCGGACCAACTGGTAGCGATTCTGGCTGAACGCTCGCTCGATATGGTCGTCGGCATTCTGGCGATTCTCAAAGCGGGCGGAGCCTACGTGCCTGTCGATCCCGACTACCCGGAGGAGCGCATCCGCTTCATGATCGAGGATTCGGGCGCGCCGTTATTGCTGATTCAAAAGCATCTGCACGAAAAGACTGACTTCGCAGGAACGCGCCTCGAATTGGACGATTTCGTTTGGGGCGACAGAGGGGCGGACTCCGACGATGCACTGGACGCTGCGAACCTGGAGCCGATTTCCGGACCGGGCAACCTGGCTTATGTCATCTACACGTCGGGAACGACCGGCAGACCGAAAGGAACGCTGATCGAGCATAAGAACGTGGTGCGCCTCCTGTTCAACGACAAGAACCTGTTCGACTTCGGGCCGTCCGACACGTGGACGCTGTTCCACTCGTTCTGCTTCGATTTCTCCGTCTGGGAAATGTACGGAGCGCTGCTGTACGGAGGCAAGCTGGTCATCGTACCGCCGCTCACGGCGAAAAATCCGGCCGATTTCTTGGCGCTGCTGGGCCGCGAACAGGTTACGATTTTGAATCAGACGCCAACGTACTTCTACCAGCTGCTGCGTAAGGTCTTGGCGGACCATCCGTACGATCTGCGGATTCGCAACGTCATCTTCGGGGGCGAAGCGCTGAGTCCCCTGCTGCTCAAGGGCTTCAAGACGAAGTACCCGGAGACGAAGCTGATCAATATGTACGGCATTACCGAGACGACGGTTCACGTGACGTATAAGGAAATTACGCGGGTCGAAATGGAGGCGGCGAAGAGCAATATCGGCAAGCCGATCCCGACGCTGAGGGTGTACGTCCTGGATGAGAACCGCCGCCCAGTGCCGATCGGCGTAGCGGGCGAAATGTACGTGGCCGGGGAAGGCCTTGCGAGAGGATACCTGAACCGTCCGGATCTGACGGCGGAGAAGTTCGTCGATTCCCCGTTTGCGGAGGGGGAGAAGCTGTACCGCTCGGGCGACTTGGCGGCTTGGCTGCCGGACGGCAACATCGAATACCTGGGCCGGATCGACCACCAGGTGAAAATCCGCGGCTACCGGATCGAGCTCGACGAAATCGAGACGCAGCTGCTGAAGATCGCCGCCGTGCAAGAAGCCAAGGTGCTCGACCGCGACGACGCGAACGGCCAAAAGCAGCTTGTCGCTTACTACGTCGCGGAAACGAGGCTGGCGGCGCATGAACTCAAGGAGGAGCTCGCCAAGCAGCTTCCGGGGTATATGATTCCTTCGCACCTCGTGCACCTTTCGCAGATGCCGCTGACCCCGAACGGGAAAATCGACCGCAAAGCGCTGCCCGCGCCGGAGGAAGCCGCGGCCGGAGGAGCGGAATATGTCGCGCCGAGAACGCTGCTCGAAATGAAGATCGCCCGCGTCTGGCAGGATACGCTTGGCGTTCCGCAGGTCGGCGTAAAGGATAACTTTTTTGAGTTGGGTGGCAATTCGTTAAGTCTGATGAGGCTCGTTCAAGCCGTTTACGATGAAACGGGCATTGAGATACCGCTGAACCGCCAATTCCATCATGTAACCGTTGAAGCCATGGCTTTCGGAGAGGGGGATCTGGGTCTGGATAAAGGGGGAGACTCCTTCATTAAGCTGAATAAAGCAGGAGATTTGAATGTGTTCTGCTTCCCTCCGGGCAGTGGCTTCGGCATCGGTTACCGGGAGCTCGCAAACAGGCTCGACGGCCAGTTTTTGCTCTACGGCATTGATTTTATCGACGATGCCACCGATTACGAGGTCATGCTGAACCGTTATGTAGACGAGATCGTCCGCATCCAGCCCGAAGGACCTTACGTGCTGCTCGGCTACTGCTTTGGAGGCAACCTCACGTTCGAGGTAGCCAAAACGATGGAGAAAAGAGGGTATTCCGTAACGGACGTGCTCATGGTGGATTCGTGGATTAAGGACACGCTGACGCCTCCCGAAACGTCGGAGAAAGAGCTTGAAGAAACGCTTGCCGATTTCGACGAAGAAGAGAAGGAATTAATGAGCAGTCCGCTCGTGCGGGAGCGGGTTCATCGGAAGGTCAAAGCGACCTTGACGTACGAAGCGCAGCTTATTAATTCCGGCACGATCCCGGCCCGGATTTACGAGCTGATTGCGAAAGACAGCGAAGCGTTCCGCCTAGAGCACCAATTGCCGTCCTGGCGGGGGGCAACGACGCAAGCTTACGCCGATTACCGGCTGGAGGGCGCGCACGAGGAATTGCTGGAACTCGCGCGCGTGGACGAAACGGCCGTTGTCATCCGGGACATTTTAGAGCAAGTCAAGCGGCAGATCGAAGTGGAGGCCGGGGTACTGCATGGAAGCTGA